One Bradyrhizobium sp. CCGB12 genomic window carries:
- a CDS encoding nucleoside triphosphate pyrophosphohydrolase family protein, translating to MDFKTYQREALGTDRVPAKGPDDMTSLIVPMLGLAGETGQLLSEYKKHLRDGEAHRLFKERVSEELGDLMWYVANVASKFGLDLDEVAAANLHKTRGRFLSGGATSDSFDADLPDNERLPRRFEVELVDCDVGVRRRVRVVIDGEPFGSELTDNAYDPDGYRFHDVFHFAYAAVLGWSPVTRSLIRRKRKSRPLLDEVEDGGRAAVIEEGIAALVFDYARRHRMLDGVGRLDFQLLRTIKDMTSHLEVKLRKTGEWEQAILQGFEVWRAVHAAGGGRISVDLDAHRLDYLGPSRESAD from the coding sequence ATGGACTTCAAGACCTACCAGCGGGAGGCTCTGGGCACCGATCGCGTGCCGGCCAAGGGACCGGACGACATGACGTCGCTGATCGTGCCGATGCTAGGTCTCGCCGGAGAGACGGGCCAGTTGCTGAGCGAATACAAGAAGCACTTACGGGACGGCGAGGCGCATCGACTCTTCAAGGAGCGTGTATCCGAGGAGCTCGGCGATCTGATGTGGTACGTCGCGAACGTCGCCAGCAAGTTCGGTCTCGACCTCGACGAAGTCGCTGCCGCCAACCTTCACAAGACGCGCGGTCGCTTCCTTTCCGGCGGCGCGACGTCGGACAGCTTCGACGCCGATCTTCCCGACAACGAACGCCTGCCGCGCAGGTTCGAGGTCGAATTGGTCGACTGCGACGTGGGCGTCCGCCGGCGGGTGCGCGTCGTCATCGACGGCGAGCCGTTCGGAAGTGAGCTCACGGACAACGCCTACGATCCCGACGGCTATCGCTTTCACGACGTCTTCCATTTCGCCTACGCCGCGGTTCTCGGCTGGTCGCCGGTCACGCGGTCGCTGATCCGGCGGAAGCGGAAGAGCAGACCGCTGCTCGACGAAGTGGAGGACGGCGGTCGCGCGGCAGTGATCGAGGAGGGCATTGCCGCCCTCGTGTTCGACTACGCCCGCCGGCATCGGATGCTCGACGGGGTGGGGCGCCTGGACTTTCAACTTCTACGCACGATCAAGGACATGACGTCGCACCTGGAGGTGAAGCTGCGCAAGACGGGCGAGTGGGAACAGGCAATCCTTCAGGGCTTCGAGGTCTGGCGCGCGGTGCATGCCGCCGGCGGCGGCCGCATCTCCGTCGACCTCGACGCGCACCGCCTGGACTATCTGGGTCCCTCGCGCGAGAGCGCGGACTGA
- the acpS gene encoding holo-ACP synthase yields MHMVVLGHGVDLVDVEAIRRWIEDPRDPLVSRCFNAEEIAEIGEESDRVERLAGRFAAKEAVLKALGTGYGAGISFKNVVVRRNAGRPPEVVLSGGAALAAAAMGVVDWKLSISHAGGMAIASAIALGVPVQSALSREGPR; encoded by the coding sequence ATGCACATGGTGGTGCTGGGACATGGGGTCGATCTCGTGGACGTCGAAGCGATCCGTCGCTGGATCGAAGATCCGCGGGATCCTCTCGTCTCCCGCTGCTTCAATGCCGAGGAGATCGCGGAGATCGGCGAAGAATCGGACCGGGTCGAGCGTCTCGCCGGCAGGTTCGCCGCCAAGGAGGCGGTGCTTAAGGCGCTCGGCACCGGATATGGCGCCGGCATCTCCTTCAAGAACGTCGTGGTGCGCCGGAATGCGGGACGTCCTCCCGAAGTGGTCCTGAGCGGGGGTGCGGCGCTGGCCGCCGCCGCGATGGGCGTCGTCGACTGGAAACTGAGCATCAGTCACGCCGGCGGCATGGCCATCGCCAGCGCGATCGCGCTCGGCGTTCCGGTTCAGTCCGCGCTCTCGCGCGAGGGACCCAGATAG
- a CDS encoding nucleotide kinase domain-containing protein, translated as MISEVYESYWRFAAERQAVFFRRARAEAPPWTRDGVIGTYKFTNAYRASDRVSQYLIRRVIYREDLPKTHAEVFFRILLFKLFNKIETWEMLERALGQITFEDYRFERFNAVLDRAKAAGKQIYSAAYIMPPGAAAYGRPAKHQNNLLMLERMMADRLPDRLAQAYSMQDGFEKLRSYPTIGDFLAYQFIIDVNYSEITDFSEMEFVVPGPGARDGLRKCFRDPGGLNEPELIRLMADIQEREFDRYGLEFESLWGRRLQLIDCQNLFCEVDKYARVVHPHVSGKTGRTRIKQKFQPTLTPIKPFYPPKWKLNLKIESGAPPFGRPAATGA; from the coding sequence ATGATATCGGAGGTCTACGAAAGCTATTGGCGTTTCGCGGCGGAGCGGCAGGCCGTCTTCTTCCGCAGGGCGCGTGCGGAAGCGCCGCCGTGGACGCGCGACGGAGTGATCGGGACCTACAAGTTCACCAACGCGTACCGCGCGTCCGATCGCGTCAGCCAGTATCTGATCAGGCGGGTGATATACCGCGAGGACCTGCCGAAGACCCACGCAGAGGTGTTCTTCAGGATACTGCTGTTCAAGCTGTTCAACAAGATCGAGACCTGGGAGATGCTCGAGCGTGCGCTGGGACAGATTACCTTTGAGGACTACCGCTTCGAACGCTTCAACGCCGTGCTCGACCGCGCGAAAGCCGCAGGCAAGCAGATCTACTCGGCGGCCTACATAATGCCGCCGGGCGCGGCCGCCTACGGGCGTCCCGCCAAGCACCAGAACAACCTGTTGATGCTCGAGCGGATGATGGCTGATCGCCTTCCGGACCGTCTGGCGCAGGCCTACTCGATGCAGGACGGTTTCGAGAAGCTGCGTTCCTATCCGACGATCGGAGACTTCCTGGCCTACCAGTTCATCATCGACGTCAACTACAGCGAGATCACCGACTTCAGCGAGATGGAGTTCGTCGTTCCGGGACCGGGCGCGCGGGACGGCCTGCGCAAATGTTTCCGGGACCCCGGCGGACTGAACGAACCCGAACTGATCCGCCTGATGGCGGACATCCAGGAGCGGGAGTTCGACCGCTACGGTCTTGAGTTCGAAAGCCTGTGGGGGCGCCGTCTCCAGCTAATCGATTGTCAGAACCTGTTCTGCGAGGTCGACAAGTACGCCCGCGTGGTCCACCCGCACGTGTCGGGCAAAACCGGGCGGACCCGCATCAAGCAGAAATTCCAGCCGACTTTGACGCCCATCAAACCGTTCTACCCGCCGAAATGGAAACTGAACCTGAAGATCGAATCGGGCGCGCCACCGTTCGGGCGACCCGCCGCGACAGGAGCATAG